From Eremothecium sinecaudum strain ATCC 58844 chromosome V, complete sequence, a single genomic window includes:
- the ALK1 gene encoding protein kinase ALK1 (Syntenic homolog of Ashbya gossypii AFR492W; Syntenic homolog of Saccharomyces cerevisiae YBL009W (ALK2) and YGL021W (ALK1)), with protein sequence MDFETSFDEYNASNVASKFIALEISDKEDDYDSSVHSMPVSEMEIGNVMDPCATQTSSEDPSVVQLMRVSTQTNASANVETRPKSEDKKKWSFVSVNSSSKKRWSALSFASDIHSKASKRMSAASSSSSAQSTSAPRSSSSMVKRSSTGASLRSLLNKITHTDSTSGEAGNSANSATSTKPGLALSSASVFSPSRTDIMSYIGRKPTINANSFRMPLKTISSNMNRIIRPTTHSTIDETQSTKEDSYSPLTPSRWKFWKSNRAKEDEVDAINIWPNNQPVPLPHMTHTRSKTSLTDLRKSIFSSNNLNDGNRSASTIKHRLSHHSLRKMASQSSLKTMASHSSLKKLRRGSADDSPAISLPIPDQASRDKIRIKLKNSASLISINNGEVSGTPIITDSNEYNKAILNQLLDLCDTKCIQDYDCLPVDMQKISTNYVYLNPSDDTIYKILPFSAGDDTLIGKDTLLKELQLQRLISGTPGFIQLLNCGVYKKQEDESIYLVLHMKNHGSPLSETKDFTFPQLQDILAQCFRALYVAESKFQFEHRYLTTEHILLDKQGNITICDYRLSRASHAENCWFTRLDNPLFFQGPKDYNYVLQWMRSTMNSHTWHLHHPRTNLYWLHYIANWLLTTCKEISPERPKLEKLYASLDPTQKRKRWNRSDSILENCGDLLCQR encoded by the coding sequence ATGGATTTTGAAACATCGTTTGACGAATACAATGCGTCTAATGTAGCTTCTAAGTTTATTGCACTGGAGATATCGGATAAAGAGGATGATTACGATTCTTCAGTGCACTCTATGCCAGTTTCAGAGATGGAAATTGGAAACGTGATGGACCCCTGTGCTACACAGACCAGCTCTGAAGATCCCTCCGTGGTTCAATTGATGCGCGTATCAACTCAAACCAATGCGTCCGCTAACGTGGAAACCAGACCGAAATCTGAAGATAAGAAGAAGTGGTCATTTGTATCGGTAAACAGTTCAAGCAAGAAACGATGGTCAGCCTTATCATTTGCAAGTGATATACACAGTAAGGCTAGTAAGCGTATGTCAGCTGCGAGCTCGAGCTCTAGTGCGCAATCGACCTCTGCGCCTAGATCAAGCTCTTCTATGGTGAAAAGATCATCAACTGGAGCATCATTGCGCTCTCTACTGAATAAGATAACACATACTGACAGTACGTCTGGAGAAGCAGGCAATAGTGCAAATAGTGCAACATCGACAAAACCAGGCTTGGCGCTATCATCTGCCAGTGTATTTTCACCTTCGCGGACCGACATTATGTCGTATATTGGACGGAAACCGACTATAAATGCGAACAGTTTTCGAATGCCTTTGAAGACCATATCTTCAAACATGAACAGAATTATAAGGCCTACCACACATTCAACTATTGACGAAACGCAGAGTACCAAGGAAGATAGTTATAGCCCCTTAACGCCGTCTAGATGGAAGTTTTGGAAAAGCAACCGGGCTAAAGAGGACGAGGTAGATGCCATTAATATTTGGCCAAATAATCAGCCAGTACCGCTACCACATATGACACACACAAGATCAAAGACATCTCTAACTGACTTACGGAAGTCCATATTTTCATCGAATAATCTAAATGATGGTAATCGAAGTGCAAGTACAATAAAGCATAGGCTGTCACATCACTCATTAAGGAAAATGGCTTCTCAAAGCTCTTTGAAAACCATGGCATCTCACTCGTCTTTAAAAAAACTAAGGCGCGGTTCAGCTGACGACTCGCCTGCGATTTCATTGCCCATTCCAGATCAAGCTTCAAGAGATAAGATCAGGATCAAATTAAAAAACTCAGCGTCTTTAATATCTATTAACAATGGTGAGGTATCTGGAACTCCTATAATTACTGATAGCAACGAATACAACAAAGCAATTCTGAATCAACTTTTAGACTTGTGTGATACCAAATGCATCCAAGATTATGATTGCCTGCCTGTTGATATGCAGAAGATTTCTACGAATTACGTATATCTAAATCCAAGTGATGATACTATCTACAAGATCCTTCCATTTTCTGCAGGAGACGATACCTTAATCGGCAAGGATACTTTGTTGAAGGAGCTCCAATTGCAACGTTTAATATCCGGAACTCCTGGATTCATCCAATTGCTGAACTGCGGTGTATACAAAAAACAAGAAGACGAATCCATTTATCTTGTTCTTCATATGAAAAACCATGGTTCACCTTTATCGGAAACGAAGGATTTTACGTTCCCGCAATTACAAGATATTTTGGCACAGTGCTTTAGAGCGCTATACGTTGCAGAGAGTAAGTTTCAATTTGAACATCGCTATCTCACTACAGAACACATACTGCTTGATAAACAAGGTAATATAACTATTTGTGACTATCGTTTATCTCGGGCAAGCCATGCAGAAAATTGCTGGTTCACGAGATTGGACAATCCATTATTTTTCCAAGGTCCTAAGGATTATAACTATGTTCTGCAATGGATGAGGAGCACAATGAATTCGCATACTTGGCACCTCCATCATCCTCGTACTAACCTTTATTGGTTGCATTACATTGCAAACTGGTTACTAACTACATGTAAGGAGATATCACCTGAAAGGCCTAAACTTGAAAAACTATATGCCAGTTTAGATCCCACccagaaaagaaaaagatGGAATAGAAGTGATTCCATTTTGGAAAACTGCGGGGATTTATTATGCCAACGTTAG
- the STT3 gene encoding dolichyl-diphosphooligosaccharide--protein glycosyltransferase subunit STT3 (Syntenic homolog of Ashbya gossypii AFR491W; Syntenic homolog of Saccharomyces cerevisiae YGL022W (STT3)) has translation MVKSIDEHQPKSSEALQWIQIFLKMLIFICIFVAAISSRLFSVIRFESIIHEFDPWFNFRATKYLMEHSFYEFLNWFDDRTWYPLGRVTGGTLYPGLMTTSVAIWNALKTIGLPIDIRNVCVLFAPAFAGFTALATYEFTKEIKDERAGLLAAGFMAIVPGYISRSVAGSYDNEAIAITLLMVTFMFWIKAMKTGSIMHSTFAALFYFYMVSAWGGYVFITNLIPLHVFLLILMGRYNSRLYTSYTTWYTIGTIGSMQIPFVGFLPIRSNDHMAALGVFGLVQLVALGTYVKSHVSTQRFKVVMAISISTIIIAGFSGLFALTMLGYIAPWTGRFYSLWDTNYAKVHIPIIASVSEHQPTAWPAFFFDNQFLIWLFPAGVFLMFLELKDEHVFVIAYSVFCSYFAGVMVRLMLTLTPIVCVTAAYALSKLFDIYLDFSDLYSNDAQSGEKEGEKADSTSARDKLMMLVAKLIVSGTFLFYLILFGYHCTWVTSNAYSSPSVVLPSRNPDGSPALIDDYREAYYWLRLNTKEDAKIAAWWDYGYQIGGMADRTTLVDNNTWNNTHIAIVGKAMSSSEDVAYEIMAAHDVDYVLVIFGGLLGFSGDDLNKFLWMVRIAEGVWPDEIHERDYFSASGDYRMDSLASQKMKDALLYKLSYYRFPDLFDGRQATDRVRGQTVTINDIGNLDYFEEAFTSENWLVRIYKLKEPDFLARNLHDVGTFEREQALGVKKRLIKKPQLDVRV, from the coding sequence ATGGTGAAATCAATTGATGAGCACCAACCGAAGTCGTCGGAGGCTCTGCAATGGATACAGATCTTTCTTAAGATGCTGATATTCATCTGTATCTTCGTGGCTGCAATTTCTTCGAGATTGTTCTCTGTTATCAGATTTGAGTCTATTATCCATGAGTTTGACCCGTGGTTTAATTTTAGAGCAACTAAGTACCTCATGGAGCACTCATTTTATGAGTTTTTGAACTGGTTTGATGATCGGACTTGGTATCCACTTGGACGGGTGACCGGCGGTACACTTTATCCAGGTTTGATGACAACTTCGGTAGCGATCTGGAACGCTTTGAAGACTATTGGTCTCCCTATTGATATTCGTAACGTGTGTGTTTTGTTTGCACCTGCGTTTGCGGGGTTCACTGCGCTAGCGACGTACGAATTTACGAAAGAAATAAAAGATGAAAGAGCAGGGTTGTTGGCAGCCGGTTTTATGGCAATTGTTCCTGGTTATATATCTAGATCTGTTGCTGGATCTTATGATAATGAGGCAATTGCTATCACGCTTTTGATGGTGACCTTCATGTTTTGGATCAAAGCAATGAAAACGGGGTCAATCATGCATTCAACGTTTGCGGCGTTATTCTATTTTTATATGGTTTCCGCGTGGGGTGGTTACGTTTTTATTACAAACTTGATTCCGCTTCATGTTTTTCTTTTGATATTGATGGGGCGTTACAACAGTAGATTGTATACCTCATATACAACATGGTATACTATTGGGACAATAGGTTCTATGCAGATCCCttttgttggtttcttgCCAATTCGTTCCAACGACCATATGGCTGCATTAGGAGTGTTTGGGTTAGTACAGCTGGTTGCATTGGGGACTTACGTTAAGTCTCACGTGTCTACACAACGCTTCAAAGTCGTAATGGCTATATCTATAAgtactattattattgcGGGGTTTTCAGGCTTGTTTGCATTAACTATGTTGGGTTATATAGCTCCATGGACAGGAAGATTTTACTCTTTATGGGACACTAATTACGCTAAAGTTCACATTCCTATTATTGCTTCTGTCTCCGAGCATCAACCTACCGCATGGCCGGCCTTTTTCTTTGATAATCAGTTTTTGATCTGGTTATTCCCCGCAGGTGTCTTCTTAATGTTTTTGGAGCTCAAGGATGAACATGTTTTCGTCATTGCATACTCTGTGTTTTGCTCTTACTTTGCAGGGGTGATGGTTAGATTGATGTTGACCTTGACACCTATTGTGTGTGTCACAGCTGCATACGCGCTTTCGAAACTGTTTGACATATATCTCGATTTTTCGGATCTGTACAGCAATGATGCCCAGAGCGGGGAAAAAGAAGGTGAAAAGGCAGATTCTACTTCAGCTCGTGATAAGTTGATGATGCTAGTCGCCAAACTAATTGTTTCAGGGACATTTTTATTCTATCTGATTTTGTTTGGTTACCACTGTACGTGGGTGACTTCAAATGCATACTCTTCTCCTTCCGTTGTTTTGCCTTCACGTAATCCTGATGGCTCCCCTGCGCTTATAGATGATTATCGGGAAGCTTACTACTGGTTACGTTTGAATACCAAAGAGGACGCGAAAATCGCTGCATGGTGGGACTATGGGTATCAGATTGGAGGAATGGCAGATAGGACTACACTTGTTGACAATAACACTTGGAACAACACTCACATTGCAATCGTAGGCAAAGCTATGTCTTCCTCTGAGGACGTTGCTTACGAAATTATGGCCGCACATGATGTGGACTACGTTCTTGTGATTTTCGGTGGGTTACTCGGCTTTTCCGGTGATGACTTAAACAAATTCCTATGGATGGTTCGTATCGCCGAGGGTGTCTGGCCCGATGAGATTCACGAGCGCGATTACTTTAGCGCGTCTGGAGACTACCGTATGGACTCCCTTGCCTCACAAAAAATGAAGGACGCTCTCTTATACAAGCTTTCCTACTACAGATTTCCAGACCTTTTCGATGGTCGCCAAGCCACGGATAGAGTCCGTGGTCAAACTGTCACAATTAATGACATTGGGAATTTGGACTACTTCGAAGAAGCTTTCACATCGGAAAACTGGCTTGTAAGAATATACAAACTGAAAGAACCTGATTTCCTCGCAAGGAACCTCCACGACGTTGGCACATTCGAGAGAGAACAGGCTCTCGGCGTCAAAAAGAGATTAATAAAGAAGCCCCAACTTGACGTTAGAGTATAA
- the PIB2 gene encoding Pib2p (Syntenic homolog of Ashbya gossypii AFR490C; Syntenic homolog of Saccharomyces cerevisiae YGL023C (PIB2)), producing the protein MGSVHSQGSDTETASKENGNPARRNDSGTSVVSSKSTITFEKKKVPPRGRTHSVQSVFSGMSLKSTLQNNVGLESGNNSEGGSTNGIGINNVHGGVSAAGTGVNASQLIQSPGITSANIIRRRNPRNSNVSTKNAIAEDREIDVKIGERLPFTELQLKQGSSSNQGNTGGGGGASNSSTTTVSTAVPEDSSATLQKLDGTPISDHSCLEQARFQEDKQDGQNSQECAEDEEDFVQQKMLTKDALRKLSMLQAGKAASPGRRPGAGNEGITDSSANTDTIGPNEELNDAHEPLTHLQFGGKHVILDTSRKNSIPVIRTPSYEGSAGFQLPSATDMLYQPETSRQPTPSQRAYQNVNGNNNANASHFLLHQDETLRKQQQQQQQQKQQLQLQHLQKQKELNQRHFNKKKPIRQINEPKKPLYKPAVLRDISETNIGWNRSKSHSPAPNTDVTQVNNTFQRTNHSTYASSTHSVTSSFLSEYRRKFDLWFGHGSGDKRSGQTAQVVHLVPPTRKHWVSDNKRQSCKYCHKLFTFWERKHHCRHCGDIFCQQHVRHWLYLNPDANFLIGGGGLGMLSKICDTCLEEYEKLVRDGPNSSNISGGNTDQSDAINTSPTFGTNKKAVSARAPGATIDSALEGDDKAGDTSGRQLLDTFVGSVPADWSWSSF; encoded by the coding sequence ATGGGCAGTGTTCATAGCCAAGGTAGCGATACTGAAACTGCAAGTAAGGAAAATGGTAATCCAGCTCGAAGAAATGATTCTGGAACCTCGGTAGTTTCGAGTAAGTCTACAATAACTTttgagaagaagaaagtACCTCCGCGGGGACGGACGCACAGTGTACAAAGTGTTTTTAGTGGTATGTCCTTAAAATCTACTTTGCAGAATAATGTAGGATTAGAAAGTGGTAATAATAGCGAGGGTGGAAGTACAAACGGGATTGGAATTAATAATGTACATGGGGGAGTTTCAGCAGCCGGTACTGGAGTTAATGCGTCGCAACTGATTCAGTCGCCGGGCATTACATCTGCCAATATAATACGGCGACGTAATCCTCGGAATAGCAATGTATCCACAAAGAATGCAATAGCGGAGGATCGTGAGATTGATGTTAAGATTGGCGAGCGGTTGCCATTTACAGAGTTGCAATTGAAACAAGGTAGTTCTAGCAACCAGGGGAACACTGGTGGAGGTGGAGGTGCTTCAAATAGTTCTACGACGACGGTTTCTACGGCAGTTCCCGAGGATTCTTCTGCTACGCTGCAGAAGCTGGACGGTACTCCCATCAGTGATCATTCCTGCCTTGAGCAGGCCAGATTCCAAGAGGATAAACAAGATGGTCAAAATTCGCAGGAATGTGCGGAGGACGAGGAGGATTTTGTGCAGCAGAAAATGCTAACAAAAGATGCTCTTCGGAAGTTATCGATGCTACAAGCTGGAAAGGCCGCTTCGCCTGGGCGCAGACCAGGCGCAGGAAATGAAGGCATTACTGATAGCAGCGCAAATACCGATACTATAGGCCCCAATGAGGAGTTAAACGACGCCCACGAACCCCTAACACACTTACAGTTTGGCGGTAAGCATGTCATATTGGACACTTCACGGAAAAACTCTATACCCGTAATTCGGACGCCTTCATATGAGGGAAGTGCTGGTTTTCAGTTACCTTCAGCTACGGATATGTTGTATCAGCCGGAAACTTCCAGACAGCCAACCCCGTCACAGAGAGCTTATCAAAATGTAAACGGTAATAACAATGCAAATGCTTCCCATTTTCTACTGCATCAAGATGAGACACTTAGaaagcagcagcagcagcaacagcaacaaaAGCAACAACTACAATTACAACATTTACAAAAGCAGAAGGAACTTAATCAACGACATTTTAATAAGAAGAAGCCAATTCGACAAATCAATGAACCAAAAAAGCCATTGTATAAGCCCGCAGTGTTGCGAGACATTTCGGAGACAAATATAGGTTGGAATCGGTCTAAATCACATTCGCCGGCTCCTAACACTGATGTCACCCAAGTGAATAACACCTTTCAGAGAACTAACCATTCGACATATGCATCAAGCACCCATTCGGTTACCTCTTCTTTCTTGTCAGAGTACAGGAGGAAATTTGATCTGTGGTTTGGTCATGGTAGTGGCGACAAGAGATCTGGCCAGACCGCGCAGGTAGTACATTTGGTTCCACCAACGAGGAAACATTGGGTTTCAGACAATAAGAGACAATCGTGTAAATACTGTCACAAGTTGTTCACTTTTTGGGAACGAAAGCACCATTGCAGACACTGTGGTGATATATTTTGCCAACAACATGTACGACATTGGTTATACTTAAATCCAGATGCAAATTTCCTTATAGGTGGTGGTGGTTTGGGCATGCTATCAAAAATATGCGATACCTGTTTGGAAGAATACGAAAAACTTGTCAGGGATGGTCCTAATTCAAGCAATATTAGTGGCGGAAACACGGATCAATCTGACGCAATTAATACTTCTCCTACTTTTGGAACAAATAAAAAGGCAGTATCTGCCAGGGCTCCTGGAGCAACCATTGATAGCGCGCTGGAAGGCGATGATAAAGCTGGCGACACATCAGGAAGGCAACTACTAGACACTTTTGTAGGGAGTGTTCCCGCAGATTGGTCTTGGAGCAGTTTTTAA
- the SCT1 gene encoding bifunctional glycerol-3-phosphate/glycerone-phosphate O-acyltransferase SCT1 (Syntenic homolog of Ashbya gossypii AFR489W; Syntenic homolog of Saccharomyces cerevisiae YBL011W (SCT1)): MNMDRELVRKEEHIIHSNSDVNLTTGLKSLDNDDAAAKSNATVNSEIENNEKSSSREHDQSHLIYGTSDDSEEDFKYEEAPLWRKLMYDFFLWIFTKVFDCFFREIRTRDGYKVPSEGPIIFVAAPHANQFVDPVILMCQVKKIANRRISFLIAAKSLKAFAVGTLARCAMAIGVARAQDNLRPAAGRIKLHPDDPRRIIGIGTEFTKYQEKGLIGLPKSLGNIDIETIISDTELILRKEFKMQKPEVRNILTKGTPFKYAPKVNQSQVYHRVFEHLAHGQCIGIFPEGGSHDRTDLLPLKAGVAIMALGCMSKHPDVSVKIVPCGMNYFHPHRFRSRAVVEFGDPIEVSPDLVAKYSNAETNKQAVKELLDTITEGLKAVTLTCSDYETLMLIQAARRLYAGQLSSKLPLPLVVEMNRRLVRGYEEFKDDPQVMKLRENVLKYNEHLAQYNIPDHQVEHARLNFYRNLQLLLSRSIRLLFTFLLALPGVIMFSPVFLIAKRISKKKAQQALAASTVKIKANDVIATWKILMGIVVAPMLYIFWSILIVWYFRDTYTKGNYFLSFIIAYICSAAVTYSALSIGDIGMDIFKSLRPLYLSITTPKGLQTLKEERQVLAAEITEIVNTIGPKLFPDFDGESLRKKYQSTGVSLEDEEDRKTQELKRRKMLKKKRAYSSYVEVSPVPTNTEYEERVASDDDSDAVSMVNSDNSLSFIPIFSSVHRTDSMSSLSSMSSEYDVEESLTKHDGLSGIVLDAVRKNRK, translated from the coding sequence ATGAACATGGATAGGGAGTTGGTACGGAAGGAGGAGCATATCATTCATTCAAACTCAGACGTTAACCTTACTACTGGTTTGAAATCCCTTGATAACGACGATGCGGCTGCAAAATCCAACGCCACCGTGAATAGCGAAATAGAAAATAACGAGAAAAGTTCGTCACGCGAACATGATCAGTCCCATTTGATATATGGAACTTCTGATGATTCAGAGGAAGATTTTAAATATGAAGAAGCACCACTCTGGCGAAAGCTCATGTACGATTTTTTTCTCTGGATATTCACAAAGGTATTCGACTGTTTTTTTAGGGAGATAAGGACGAGAGATGGCTATAAAGTTCCATCTGAAGGTCCTATTATATTCGTTGCGGCCCCTCATGCGAATCAATTTGTTGATCCTGTTATCCTAATGTGCCAAGTGAAGAAGATTGCCAATAGGAGGATTTCCTTTTTGATAGCGGCAAAATCGCTGAAGGCCTTTGCTGTAGGTACACTTGCAAGATGTGCAATGGCAATCGGTGTTGCACGCGCTCAGGATAATTTGAGACCAGCCGCGGGACGGATCAAGTTGCATCCTGATGACCCACGGCGCATTATCGGTATTGGTACTGAATTCACGAAATACCAGGAAAAAGGCTTGATAGGGTTGCCTAAGTCTCTGGGAAATATTGATATTGAAACGATTATATCTGATACTGAGTTGATTCTACGCAAGGAATTTAAGATGCAGAAGCCAGAAGTGCGTAATATATTGACGAAGGGGACGCCATTCAAGTACGCTCCAAAGGTGAACCAATCGCAAGTATATCACAGAGTTTTTGAACATTTGGCACACGGTCAGTGTATTGGAATTTTTCCTGAAGGTGGCTCCCATGATAGGACAGATTTATTACCTCTAAAGGCTGGAGTAGCGATCATGGCCTTGGGTTGTATGAGCAAGCATCCGGACGTTAGTGTGAAAATAGTTCCTTGTGGCATGAACTATTTCCATCCACATCGGTTTAGATCGCGGGCAGTAGTTGAATTTGGAGATCCTATTGAAGTCTCACCAGATTTGGTGGCCAAGTACTCAAACGCTGAAACTAATAAACAGGCCGTGAAAGAGTTACTAGACACGATAACGGAGGGGTTGAAGGCTGTTACCTTAACATGTTCTGATTACGAAACGTTGATGCTTATCCAAGCTGCTCGGAGGTTATATGCAGGGCAGTTATCATCTAAGTTGCCTCTTCCGCTAGTTGTTGAAATGAATAGACGGTTAGTACGCGGTTATGAGGAGTTTAAGGATGATCCACAAGTCATGAAATTGCGGGAAAACGTATTAAAATATAATGAGCACCTTGCACAATATAATATTCCAGATCATCAAGTTGAACACGCCCGCCTGAACTTCTACAGAAACCTGCAGCTACTGTTATCCAGGTCTATTAGGTTATTGTTTACCTTTTTGTTAGCTTTGCCCGGTGTCATTATGTTCTCACCGGTCTTTCTCATCGCGAAGCGTATTTCCAAAAAGAAAGCTCAGCAAGCATTGGCTGCTTCCACTGTTAAAATCAAGGCCAACGATGTCATTGCGACTTGGAAAATATTAATGGGTATCGTTGTGGCCCCCatgttatatatattctGGTCTATTCTAATTGTTTGGTACTTCCGTGACACCTACACTAAGGGTAACTATTTCCTAAGCTTTATTATTGCCTATATTTGCTCTGCAGCTGTTACTTATTCCGCCTTGAGCATTGGTGATATTGGTATGGATATTTTTAAATCCCTGCGACCATTGTATTTGTCTATAACCACCCCAAAGGGCCTTCAAACTTTGAAGGAGGAGCGCCAGGTTTTGGCAGCAGAAATAACGGAGATTGTGAACACTATTGGCCCTAAGCTATTCCCAGATTTCGATGGTGAGTCATTACGAAAGAAGTACCAGTCTACTGGAGTTTCCTtagaagatgaagaagatagaAAGACTCAAGAATTGAAGAGACGGAagatgttgaagaagaaacGTGCATACTCTTCATATGTTGAAGTTAGTCCAGTTCCAACCAACACAGAATACGAGGAACGTGTTGCCAGCGATGACGATAGTGACGCAGTTTCGATGGTCAACAGTGATAATTCCTTATCATTTATTCCAATATTTTCCAGTGTGCATAGAACTGATTCTATGTCAAGTTTAAGCTCGATGTCGTCCGAGTATGATGTAGAAGAGAGTTTAACAAAGCATGATGGGCTTAGCGGAATAGTTTTGGATGCCGTTAGGAAAAACAGGAAGTAG
- the FMT1 gene encoding methionyl-tRNA formyltransferase (Syntenic homolog of Ashbya gossypii AFR488W; Syntenic homolog of Saccharomyces cerevisiae YBL013W (FMT1)), which yields MSRNLLPLLNRRLSTFKAIGRPLNVLLFGSDQFSTHILRGLISLKKSQVLDRIQVVTRPAKKCGRNNQEMKEPAIVEYVQKSGLAEPIRCDSRSGLLQLHDKTHQFDVLLAVSFGLLIPSELISGVRWAFNVHPSLLPRYRGSSPIQYTLMNHDPVTGVTIQTLHPTRFDHGTVVAQTPELDTQELLNRGYCSNFDESVPVQYRSLMDQLGIQGSLLLNNHLQNNLIESKPLQPPYTPSKAPRITGELCNINWAKDTTATVLGKHHALGALYTFKSVQQKRSKSPMLRRVKFIEINSVEHEINGERLKPGSFTYDQDRNLLLIHLTDGVLSVSKILFQGYKQETADRFMTSFRKRCGLLLDQQFE from the coding sequence ATGTCCCGGAATCTCCTACCCTTACTGAATAGGCGGCTGTCCACCTTTAAAGCTATTGGAAGGCCACTAAATGTCCTATTATTTGGTTCAGACCAATTTAGCACCCACATTTTGCGCGGCCTGATATCGTTGAAGAAGAGCCAAGTACTAGACCGAATACAGGTTGTAACACGTCCAGCAAAAAAATGCGGCCGAAACAATCAGGAAATGAAGGAGCCAGCAATCGTTGAATACGTGCAAAAGAGCGGCCTTGCTGAGCCTATTAGATGTGATTCTCGTAGCGGCTTGCTGCAGTTGCATGATAAAACACACCAATTCGACGTTCTGCTAGCTGTGTCTTTTGGTCTGCTAATACCCAGTGAGCTTATATCAGGTGTCCGCTGGGCATTTAATGTCCACCCTTCTTTACTGCCGCGTTATCGCGGCTCATCCCCTATTCAGTACACCTTAATGAACCATGATCCCGTCACTGGCGTCACAATACAGACCTTGCATCCCACGCGTTTTGATCACGGCACGGTTGTCGCCCAGACTCCAGAACTTGATACCCAGGAACTGCTCAATAGAGGCTACTGTAGCAACTTCGATGAATCAGTTCCCGTTCAGTATCGTTCCTTAATGGATCAGCTTGGGATCCAGGGCAGTTTGTTGTTGAACAACCATTTACAAAATAACCTAATAGAATCGAAACCCCTGCAGCCACCCTATACGCCGTCAAAGGCCCCACGCATCACCGGTGAACTCTGCAATATCAATTGGGCAAAGGATACAACTGCGACTGTGCTGGGCAAGCACCACGCCCTAGGTGCGCTATACACATTCAAGAGCGTTCAGCAGAAACGGTCCAAAAGTCCAATGCTGCGCCGCGTTAAATTCATAGAAATAAACTCAGTTGAACATGAAATAAACGGCGAAAGACTAAAGCCAGGCTCATTTACTTACGACCAGGATCGAAACCTGCTGCTTATACATCTCACCGATGGTGTTTTATCGGTCTCTAAGATCCTATTTCAAGGCTACAAGCAGGAAACGGCGGACAGATTCATGACGAGTTTCCGTAAGCGCTGTGGGTTGCTATTGGATCAGCAATTTGAGTGA
- the GIM5 gene encoding Gim5p (Syntenic homolog of Ashbya gossypii ADL352C; Syntenic homolog of Saccharomyces cerevisiae YML094W (GIM5); 1-intron in Ashbya gossypii) → MSTQQKIDLSTLNAQQLAQVKQQFDQELQHFHQSLQALNMARNKFRDCISHIKLVSQPENENQELLVPLSASLYAKGKVVDHDKFMVDVGTGYYVEKNAKDAIEFYQKKVEQLTTESGQIQKIIEEKTQSSIAIENLIRSAAIKNHGESAKAAKEIK, encoded by the exons ATGTCAACTCAACAAAAGA TCGATCTATCTACACTAAATGCTCAGCAGTTGGCGCAAGTTAAGCAGCAGTTCGATCAAGAACTGCAGCACTTTCACCAATCGTTACAGGCTCTCAATATGGCCAGAAATAAATTCAGAGACTGTATCTCACATATAAAGCTGGTTTCACAGCCTGAAAATGAGAATCAAGAACTTCTTGTACCTCTGTCAGCATCATTATATGCAAAAGGTAAGGTCGTGGACCACGATAAATTCATGGTTGACGTTGGGACTGGTTACTATGTAGAGAAGAACGCTAAAGACGCCATTGAGTTCTACCAGAAGAAGGTTGAGCAATTAACTACCGAATCTGGTCAGATACAGAAGATCATTGAGGAAAAGACGCAATCTTCAATTGCCATTGAAAACCTAATCAGAAGTGCAGCTATTAAAAATCATGGAGAAAGCGCTAAAGCAGCAAAGGAGATTAAGTAA